The window CGGAAGACCTTCAACCACGCGAAGATCCCGCAACTTGACTGAAAAAGGAGACAAGCAATGAAAAGTACCGGCATTTCCTTGAGGGGAATGATCTACGCCTCTCTTCTCGGGGCGATCACGGCTGTGGGGGCTTACGTCATCATACCTCTTCCCCCCGTCCCCATCACCCTTCAAACCCTTTTCACAGCCCTATCCGGGGCCCTCCTGGGAGGTGGCCTCGGGGCCTTGGCCCAGGCCGTATACGTCCTGCTGGGGATCATCGGTCTGCCTGTCTTCGCGGGAGGCAAGGCGGGACTCGGTGTTCTCCTCGGCCCTACGGGTGGATACCTCATAGGGTTCATGGCCGGGGCGTATCTTATCGGAAAACTCATCGATATCAAGAAGGAGCCCGGCTTTGCATGGATCGTTTTTTCCATGATCCTGGGTTACGCCGCGATCTATCTGCTGGGAATCCTTCAACTGATGCTCGTGGCCAAGTTCACACTCGTTAAGGCCCTTTCAGTGGGACTTCTCCCTTTCCTGATCGGAGACGCATTGAAGATCCTGGCCGCAACCCTCGTGACCTTGAAGTTAAGGGACAGGATCAGGGGGAGGATCGGGCGGTTATGATCACGATCAAAGACCTGGTTTTTGCTTACGACAAGGGGAAAGAGCCGGTCCTTCGGGGGATTGATCTCCAAATCGAGGAGGGATCCTACGTGGCTCTGGTGGGTCCCAACGGCTGTGGCAAGACCACCCTGTTGAGGCACCTCAACGGGTTGCTCCTTCCCACCCGGGGAACCGTGCTGGTGGACGGACTGGACACCAGGGACCCGAAGTCCCTTGAAAAAATCAGGCAAAGGGTAGGGATGATCTTCCAAAACCCGGACAACCAGATCGTCGGAATGACCGTGGAGGAAGACGTCGCCTTCGGCCCCGGGAACCTGGGCCTGGATCCCGGAGAGATCCGCAGGAGGGTACGACGATCCCTTGAGACGGTGGGAATGGTTGCATATGCCCAGAGCCCTCCCCATGCCCTCTCAGGCGGGGAAAAACAACTGGTGGCCATTGCCGGGGTCCTGGCCATGGACCCCCGCCACATCGCCCTTGACGAACCCACCTCCTTTCTGGACCCGGGAGGGCGAAAGCGGGTTCTCGGCGCAATCCAGGCCCTTAATGAGCGAGGCATCACTGTGATCCACGTTTCCCACGACATGAACGAGATCACGGGCGCAGACCGGGTCCTTGTCATGGACCGGGGCCGAATCGTCCTGGACGGGGCCCCGAGAGAGGTCTTCTCCAGGCTGGAACAGCTCCGGGACCTGGGCCTGGACGTGCCGGTCGTAACGGATCTTTTCTGGAGACTACGCCGGATAGGTGTCGATGTCCCTCCAGGGGTTCTGAGCGTGAAAGACGCCTGCTGGGCTCTGTCGGCCCTGATCCCGCACCCCGGAGAGGGACAAAAGGGAAGCTGATGTACGCCCTTGGTCAATTCATTCCTTCAAACTCCCTGATTCACGGCCTGGATCCTCGAACCAAGACCCTCAGCGTGATCCTCCTGAGCCTCGTGATCCTCAATTCCCAGCCGGCGGCGGCAGCCGTCTTCACCCTGTTCCTTCTCTCCCTCATCCCCTTGTCCCGAATCCCGGCCGGCGCGTTTCTCCGGGCATTGAAGCCAGCCCTGCCCTTTCTACTGCTCCTCTTCGGGATCCATCTCCTGTTCACCGGGGGCGCTCCCATTCCACCTTTTCCGGACTGGCGGATCACCGTCACATACGAAGGCCTCCTCAAAGGAACTCTCGTGATCTGGCGGTTCGCCCTGCTCCTCATGAGTGCATCGTTCTTGACCTTCACCACTTCCCCTTCCGAACTGGTCTGCGGCCTCGAATGGTTACTGCGCCCCCTGAATATTCTGGGAATCTCGTCCCGGGACGTCGCACTCATGGTCTCCCTGGCCCTTCGGTTCGTCCCGACCCTCCTTGAAGAGATCCGGATGATCCGCGAGGCCCAGATGGCCCGCGGCGCCGCCTTCGGCACCGGGGGTCTCAAGAAAAGGGCCCGAAGCATCCTGTTCCTCTTGACACCCCTTCTGAACAACTCGATTCGGAGGGCGGACGATCTGGCCATGGCCATGGAAAGCAGGGGTTACGGCCGGGGGGCCCGGACCTCCATGAGGGAACTCAAATTGAGGTATAAGGACTTCCTGGCCTTGGCGGCGGTAATCCTCTGCTCCGGACTCCCCTTTCTCCTAAAGGACCTCCTTCCCTCCTTCCCGGCTTGCTGAAGCGGTACACCTCGACTATACTTTTTTCCCTAAAAACGGTATTCGCCGATTACAGATCACAGGAGGGGGTGAAACCATCTCAAAACATTACTGTACGACTGCGATTTCCCCTCACGGGAAAGGGAACCCCGGGAAGTTTCTTGCGGGTCGGCTTGTCTTCGGATTCCTGGCCTGGATTTTTTTCTCCCTTTCCTATCCTTCCTGCCTTTTGGGGAAGGA is drawn from Deltaproteobacteria bacterium and contains these coding sequences:
- a CDS encoding energy-coupling factor transporter transmembrane protein EcfT; amino-acid sequence: MYALGQFIPSNSLIHGLDPRTKTLSVILLSLVILNSQPAAAAVFTLFLLSLIPLSRIPAGAFLRALKPALPFLLLLFGIHLLFTGGAPIPPFPDWRITVTYEGLLKGTLVIWRFALLLMSASFLTFTTSPSELVCGLEWLLRPLNILGISSRDVALMVSLALRFVPTLLEEIRMIREAQMARGAAFGTGGLKKRARSILFLLTPLLNNSIRRADDLAMAMESRGYGRGARTSMRELKLRYKDFLALAAVILCSGLPFLLKDLLPSFPAC
- a CDS encoding biotin transporter BioY, whose product is MKSTGISLRGMIYASLLGAITAVGAYVIIPLPPVPITLQTLFTALSGALLGGGLGALAQAVYVLLGIIGLPVFAGGKAGLGVLLGPTGGYLIGFMAGAYLIGKLIDIKKEPGFAWIVFSMILGYAAIYLLGILQLMLVAKFTLVKALSVGLLPFLIGDALKILAATLVTLKLRDRIRGRIGRL
- a CDS encoding energy-coupling factor transporter ATPase, producing MITIKDLVFAYDKGKEPVLRGIDLQIEEGSYVALVGPNGCGKTTLLRHLNGLLLPTRGTVLVDGLDTRDPKSLEKIRQRVGMIFQNPDNQIVGMTVEEDVAFGPGNLGLDPGEIRRRVRRSLETVGMVAYAQSPPHALSGGEKQLVAIAGVLAMDPRHIALDEPTSFLDPGGRKRVLGAIQALNERGITVIHVSHDMNEITGADRVLVMDRGRIVLDGAPREVFSRLEQLRDLGLDVPVVTDLFWRLRRIGVDVPPGVLSVKDACWALSALIPHPGEGQKGS